CAGCGTCAGATTGGAACCGGCCAGATCCGCGGAGCCGCCGAGGAATTCCGGCAGCAGCGGTCCATAGCCGTTGAGCGCATTCTGCGAGGCCTTGCGGGTGGCGATGCTCTCGCCCTTGGCGTCTGCGGCAGTAATGAACTCCATGGACTTCGCAGCCCAATCCGCCGGCAGCTCGCCCTGCATGCGGCGCTCGAACTCGGCGGCGAGTTCCGGGTGGGCCTTCTTGTACGCGGCGAATTTGTCAGCCCAGTGCGTCTCGGCCTCGGCGCCCTTCTTCTTGGCATCCCAACCGGCATAGATATCCTGCGGGATCACGAACGGCTCGTGGGTCCAGCCGAGGTTCTCGCGGGTGGCCTTGATCTCGTCCTCACCCAGCGGCGCACCGTGACAGTCGTGGCTGCCGCACAGGTTCGGCGCGCCGTAGCCGATCACGGTCTTGCAGCAGATCATGGTCGGTTTGTCGTTGACGCTCTTGGCCTCCTGGATCGCCTTCTTGATGGCGTCGGCGTTGTGGCCATCGACGTCGCGTACCACGTGCCAGCCATAGGCCTCGAAGCGCTTGGGGGTGTCGTCGGTGAACCAGCCTTCGACGTGGCCGTCGATGGAGATGCCGTTATCGTCGTAGAAGCAGATCAGCTTGCCCAGGCCCAGCGTGCCGGCCAGCGAGCAGGCCTCGTGCGAGATGCCTTCCATGAGACAACCGTCACCCAGGAACACGTAGGTGTAGTGGTCGACGATGTGATGGCCATCACGATTGAACTGCCCGGCCAGTACCTTCTCGGCGATCGCCATGCCGACGGCGTTGGTGACGCCCTGGCCCAGCGGACCAGTGGTGGTCTCGATGCCGGGGGCGTAGCCGTATTCGGGGTGGCCGGGGGTCTTGGAGTGGAGCTGACGGAAGTTCTTGAGCTCTTCCATCGGCAGGTCGTAGCCGGTCAGATGCAAGAGGGAGTAGATCAGCATCGAGCCGTGGCCGTTGGAGAGGACGAAGCGGTCGCGATCATACCACTTGGGATTCTGCGGATTGTGCTTGAGGAAGTCGTTCCACAGCACCTCGGCGATATCCGCCATGCCCATCGGGGCACCGGGATGGCCCGACTTGGCCTTCTGGACGGCGTCCATGCTCAGCGCACGGATGGCATTGGCTAGTTCTTTGCGCGACGGCATTGGTGTCTCCTGTTAAACAATGAATTCGGCAGACCGGTGCAGGGCACCCGGGTCGGGCATCGGGGAGTGGCCAGTGGCCGCGAGCAGCATGAATTCCCCCGCCTGGACGC
The genomic region above belongs to Gammaproteobacteria bacterium and contains:
- the tkt gene encoding transketolase is translated as MPSRKELANAIRALSMDAVQKAKSGHPGAPMGMADIAEVLWNDFLKHNPQNPKWYDRDRFVLSNGHGSMLIYSLLHLTGYDLPMEELKNFRQLHSKTPGHPEYGYAPGIETTTGPLGQGVTNAVGMAIAEKVLAGQFNRDGHHIVDHYTYVFLGDGCLMEGISHEACSLAGTLGLGKLICFYDDNGISIDGHVEGWFTDDTPKRFEAYGWHVVRDVDGHNADAIKKAIQEAKSVNDKPTMICCKTVIGYGAPNLCGSHDCHGAPLGEDEIKATRENLGWTHEPFVIPQDIYAGWDAKKKGAEAETHWADKFAAYKKAHPELAAEFERRMQGELPADWAAKSMEFITAADAKGESIATRKASQNALNGYGPLLPEFLGGSADLAGSNLTLWSGCKAVSNTVSDGNYLYYGVREFGMSAIMNGITLHGGFIAYGATFLMFSEYARNALRMAALMKVPSIFVYTHDSIGLGEDGPTHQPVEQTATLRMIPNMSVWRPCDAVESAVCWKFAIERKAGPSSLIFSRQNLKHMSRTPEQIAAITRGGYVLRDCDGTPDAIIIATGSEVELAVGAQEALAAKGKKIRVVSMPSTDTFDAQDTAYRESVLPAAVSRRVAVEAGVTDGWYKYVGCNGKIVGINRFGESAPAGQLFKEFGFTVENVVKTVESVL